From Micromonospora echinospora, one genomic window encodes:
- a CDS encoding type I polyketide synthase translates to MSTATYTRDLVMVVNPGGAVEPAPRLAAAARVGGGLGVLDLAGGDDWVLRALVQAVAWSSGPLGIRVPAGCQATVDEVERVAPGGVDLVVLTSDSSWTVAEVAPRYRVLVEVTSRDEAHAAAEAGAHGLIARGMEAGGRGSDLSSFVLLQQLVADETLDLPVWVAGGVGPRTAAACLVGGAVGVVLDSQLALMPESELPTDVQSAIRRMDGSETVLVDGIRGIRRGGPHDEDSELVPIGQDGWLASVFAERWPDTAAAVRGIRAMMLDAATDDAAGEVLAPGSPLAVDLGIRVPVAQGPMTRVSDEPGFAAAVAEDGGMPFVALALNGAKQTRRILTETAARLGDRPWGVGVLGFAPEEVREAQLEIIRELRPACAIIAGGRPPQAKALEQQGITTFLHVPSPGLLRQFLRSGARRFIFEGAECGGHTGPRASFPLWEAQLMVLEEYLDAEPDAATALQVFFAGGIHDARSAAMVATMASPLARRGARIGVLMGTAYLFTAEAVEHNAVQPLFQREAIAADRTALLETAPGHVTRCLPTPFVDDFHRVRDELRESGVESREAWQELEKLNIGRARIASKGIVREGDTLRSVDEDTQAAEGMFMAGQVAVLRDSATTIAGLHDSVSAGAREYHGNSLDVIRDRLAPPAEVEDAPAPLDIAIVGMACILPGSPDLESFWRTVLSGADAVGEVPPQRWDTDLYYAPEVGPGQTGRISVSKWGGFIEPVPFDAIGYGIPPAALASIDPTQLLALEISHRALVDAGYAYDAPGVDHSRTGVVFGAEAGSDMGHAQTLRTMLPAYLGDVPAEMEELLPTVTEDSFPGVLANVIAGRVANRLDLGGPNYTIDAACASSLAAMDAACKELASGDSDMMICGGADLHNGINDYLMFTSAHALSPTGRSRPFDSTGDGIALGEGVTCIVLKRLADAERDGDRIYAVVKGLGGSSDGRALGLTAPRTDGQRRALDRAYRRSGISPREVGLVEAHGTGTVVGDRTELETLTRMFAEAGAEPGSCALGSVKSQIGHTKCAAGLAGVIKVALSLYNGIRPPTIHLERPNPAWHPEQSPFAFYTEARPWAAPARERIAGVSAFGFGGTNFHTVLAAYGDAPEPRHARRTWPAELFCFPGVDRAAAHQAIVQLADRLAADGDRDRPGRLAELAAQVAGEAAGRRGPTRVAIVARDVTELDTLLRRALAGEHDPAKGLVQPADDADPGKVAFLFPGQGSQRPGALAELFVTFPELRHYLELDRDAAELLFPPTAFDPASRKRQEERVRDTRVAQPVLGIGGLAVDHLLRRLGVRPDMTGGHSYGELVGLCVAGAFDARTLLELSRERAAAILGATPGEDPGTMAAVSATPEQVAQVLASAGLTSEVVLANRNAPKQIVISGPTAKVEAAVVALKEARVSAKLIPVACAFHSPLVAGAVERFAEVLADRRISEPRIPVWSNLTAAPYVDNLDQLRQQLAEQIGEPVRFVEQIEAMYAAGARTFVEVGPGQVLSKLVKAVLGDRPYRAVATERGPADGLRGFLISVGEIACAGVPVRTDWLFHGRVSGRPRDAAPNRRPVWTVDGQLVRDQNGDCLPGGMTPPRIVKELPMSPSNGAHSHAPAAAPAPVPVQHVVQDIRGELLGEFLRTTRDMIASQRDIMLAFLGDGGSGGRLVWQPAEPHRTDGYPNGSAVAPAAPVQYAPAQFVPVAEPAPVPAMAVSTNGGSATTATATTYAPAPVAPPAPAPAAPAGPSLADFQNAILAVISERTGYPVDLIELDLDLEADLSIDSIKRAEVAGEVASRLSLAVEGDESELEDLVKARTVRAMVTWLDQRMGSTAAPAAVAVAPVAAPAAPAGGASLADFQAAILAVISERTGYPVDLIELDLDLEADLSIDSIKRAEVAGEVASRLDLAVEGDESELEDLVKARTVRAMVTWLEAKMSATVTVSAPVATAPAVAAPAVPAAPAGGASLADFQAAILAVISERTGYPVDLIELDLDLEADLSIDSIKRAEVAGEVASRLDLAVEGDESELEDLVKARTVRAMVTWLDQKMNATAAPVEAAPAPAPAATEELANPGIPPKRLVPRESVRPASLGDPAELLAGKQFLITGGGAVGAYLAELLGEHGAGGQLGVLDSEQADQGFDGFLLLDGLTRTEGPLLPSVFPLVKRVLATGPRWLIGAGAPAAGGTADGMPGLFRTIAREYPELTARFVELDVETEPEVLARQLLDELLTVGEEKPPVVARRGDERYVADLVQVDLGALASRGAGPAGEGASEVAALGLSHESVVVLIGGARGITPWFARTLASAGRCRIELVGRTPRPAGPEDAALAAARDKTELRAALVKQGLRAPAEIERRAQAIMAGREVEATIAELTELGGEVRYHTLDVRDADATKALLAEIHQHHGRLDGLVYAAGIIEDKLIAEKDPASFTRVFDVKVNGARAVLAGLDELPDQPKFVVFFGSIAAAYGNRGQSDYAAANDALDTIGTRWSTQTGIRCLTVHWGPWAPGAGHGGMVTAELSREYARRGIGLIDPEEGALSLLRELAWAEPSDTSVVYTASGW, encoded by the coding sequence ATGAGTACTGCAACGTACACGCGCGACCTCGTCATGGTCGTCAACCCCGGCGGCGCGGTAGAGCCCGCCCCGCGACTGGCCGCCGCCGCTCGCGTCGGCGGTGGGTTGGGAGTGTTGGACCTGGCGGGCGGCGACGACTGGGTGCTGCGCGCGCTCGTCCAGGCCGTCGCCTGGTCGTCGGGGCCGCTCGGGATACGGGTACCGGCCGGGTGCCAGGCCACGGTGGACGAGGTGGAACGCGTCGCGCCGGGTGGGGTCGACCTGGTCGTCCTGACCTCGGACTCCTCCTGGACGGTGGCCGAGGTGGCCCCGCGCTACCGGGTACTGGTCGAGGTGACCAGCCGGGACGAGGCGCACGCCGCAGCCGAGGCCGGCGCCCACGGCCTGATCGCCCGGGGTATGGAGGCCGGTGGGCGGGGCAGCGACCTCAGCTCGTTCGTCCTGCTCCAGCAACTCGTCGCCGACGAGACCCTGGACCTGCCGGTCTGGGTCGCCGGTGGCGTCGGCCCCCGCACCGCGGCCGCCTGCCTGGTCGGTGGGGCGGTCGGCGTCGTGCTGGACAGCCAGCTCGCGCTGATGCCCGAGTCCGAGCTGCCGACCGACGTGCAGAGCGCCATCCGGCGGATGGACGGCTCCGAGACGGTGCTGGTCGACGGGATCCGGGGAATCCGGCGCGGCGGCCCGCACGACGAGGACTCCGAGCTGGTGCCGATCGGCCAGGACGGCTGGCTCGCCAGCGTCTTCGCCGAGCGCTGGCCGGACACCGCCGCCGCCGTCCGGGGCATCCGGGCCATGATGCTCGACGCCGCCACCGACGACGCCGCCGGTGAGGTGCTGGCGCCGGGTTCGCCGCTGGCCGTGGACCTCGGCATCCGGGTGCCCGTCGCCCAGGGGCCGATGACCCGGGTCAGCGACGAGCCCGGCTTCGCCGCCGCCGTCGCCGAGGACGGCGGCATGCCCTTCGTCGCGCTCGCCCTCAACGGCGCGAAACAGACCCGCCGGATCCTCACCGAGACCGCCGCCCGGCTCGGCGACCGGCCCTGGGGCGTCGGCGTGCTCGGCTTCGCCCCCGAGGAGGTGCGCGAGGCGCAGCTGGAGATCATCCGCGAGCTGCGTCCCGCCTGCGCGATCATCGCCGGTGGCCGGCCCCCGCAGGCGAAGGCGTTGGAGCAGCAGGGGATCACCACGTTCCTGCACGTCCCGTCGCCGGGACTGCTGCGGCAATTCCTGCGCTCCGGGGCCCGCCGGTTCATCTTCGAGGGCGCCGAGTGCGGCGGCCACACCGGTCCCCGGGCCAGCTTCCCGCTCTGGGAGGCCCAGCTCATGGTGCTTGAGGAGTACCTCGACGCCGAACCCGACGCGGCCACGGCGCTCCAGGTCTTCTTCGCCGGCGGCATCCACGACGCCCGCTCGGCCGCGATGGTCGCCACCATGGCGTCGCCGCTGGCCCGCCGGGGCGCGCGGATCGGTGTGCTGATGGGCACCGCGTACCTCTTCACCGCCGAGGCGGTGGAACACAACGCGGTCCAGCCGCTCTTCCAGCGCGAGGCGATCGCCGCCGACCGGACCGCGCTGCTGGAGACCGCCCCCGGGCACGTCACCCGGTGCCTGCCCACCCCGTTCGTCGACGACTTCCACCGGGTCCGCGACGAGCTGCGCGAGTCCGGGGTGGAGAGCCGCGAGGCGTGGCAGGAACTCGAGAAGCTCAACATCGGCCGGGCCCGGATCGCCAGCAAGGGCATCGTCCGCGAGGGCGACACGCTGCGCTCGGTCGACGAGGACACGCAGGCCGCCGAGGGCATGTTCATGGCCGGACAGGTGGCGGTGCTGCGGGACAGCGCGACCACCATCGCCGGGCTGCACGACTCGGTCAGCGCGGGAGCCCGCGAGTACCACGGGAACAGCCTGGACGTGATCCGGGACCGGCTGGCGCCGCCCGCCGAGGTCGAGGACGCCCCCGCGCCGCTGGACATCGCGATCGTCGGGATGGCCTGCATCCTGCCCGGCTCGCCGGACCTGGAGAGCTTCTGGCGTACGGTGCTCAGCGGCGCGGACGCCGTCGGCGAGGTGCCCCCGCAGCGCTGGGACACCGACCTCTACTACGCCCCGGAGGTCGGCCCCGGGCAGACCGGCCGGATCAGCGTCTCCAAGTGGGGCGGCTTCATCGAGCCGGTGCCGTTCGACGCGATCGGCTACGGCATCCCCCCGGCCGCCCTGGCCAGCATCGACCCGACCCAGCTGCTCGCCCTGGAGATCTCCCACCGGGCACTGGTCGACGCCGGGTACGCGTACGACGCCCCGGGAGTCGACCACTCCCGCACCGGCGTGGTGTTCGGCGCGGAGGCCGGCAGCGACATGGGCCACGCGCAGACCCTGCGCACCATGCTTCCGGCGTACCTCGGCGACGTGCCCGCCGAGATGGAGGAACTGCTCCCCACGGTCACCGAGGACAGCTTCCCCGGCGTGCTGGCGAACGTGATCGCCGGCCGGGTGGCGAACCGGCTCGACCTGGGCGGTCCCAACTACACCATCGACGCGGCCTGCGCCTCGTCACTGGCCGCGATGGACGCCGCCTGCAAGGAGCTGGCCAGCGGCGACAGCGACATGATGATCTGCGGCGGCGCGGACCTGCACAACGGCATCAACGACTACCTGATGTTCACCTCCGCGCACGCGCTCTCGCCGACCGGCCGGTCCCGGCCGTTCGACTCGACCGGTGACGGCATCGCCCTCGGCGAGGGCGTCACCTGCATCGTGCTGAAGCGGCTCGCCGACGCCGAGCGGGACGGCGACCGGATCTACGCGGTGGTCAAGGGGCTCGGCGGCTCCAGCGACGGCCGTGCCCTCGGCCTCACCGCGCCCCGGACGGACGGGCAGCGCCGGGCCCTGGACCGGGCGTACCGCCGCAGCGGCATCTCGCCGCGCGAGGTCGGCCTGGTCGAGGCGCACGGCACCGGCACGGTGGTCGGCGACCGGACCGAACTGGAGACGCTCACCCGGATGTTCGCCGAGGCCGGCGCGGAGCCCGGAAGCTGCGCGCTCGGCTCGGTGAAGTCGCAGATCGGGCACACCAAGTGCGCCGCCGGCCTGGCCGGCGTGATCAAGGTGGCGCTCTCCCTCTACAACGGCATCCGCCCGCCGACCATCCACCTGGAACGGCCCAACCCGGCCTGGCACCCGGAGCAGAGCCCGTTCGCCTTCTACACCGAGGCCCGCCCCTGGGCGGCCCCGGCCCGGGAGCGGATCGCCGGGGTGAGCGCCTTCGGGTTCGGCGGCACCAACTTCCACACCGTGCTCGCCGCCTACGGTGACGCCCCGGAGCCCCGGCACGCCCGGCGCACCTGGCCGGCGGAACTGTTCTGCTTCCCCGGCGTCGACCGGGCCGCCGCCCACCAGGCGATCGTGCAGCTTGCCGACCGGCTGGCCGCCGACGGGGACCGGGACCGGCCCGGCCGCCTCGCCGAACTGGCCGCCCAGGTGGCCGGGGAGGCCGCCGGACGGCGGGGACCGACCCGGGTCGCGATCGTCGCCCGGGACGTGACCGAACTGGACACCCTGCTGCGGCGGGCCCTCGCCGGTGAGCACGACCCCGCCAAGGGACTGGTGCAACCGGCCGACGACGCCGACCCCGGCAAGGTGGCCTTCCTCTTCCCCGGCCAGGGCAGCCAGCGCCCCGGCGCGCTCGCCGAACTCTTCGTCACCTTCCCCGAGCTGCGGCACTACCTGGAACTGGACCGCGACGCGGCGGAGCTGCTCTTCCCGCCGACCGCCTTCGACCCGGCCAGCCGCAAGCGGCAGGAGGAACGGGTCCGGGACACCCGGGTCGCCCAGCCGGTGCTGGGCATCGGCGGCCTCGCCGTGGACCACCTGCTGCGCCGCCTCGGCGTCCGGCCGGACATGACCGGCGGGCACAGCTACGGCGAACTCGTCGGACTCTGCGTCGCCGGTGCGTTCGACGCCCGTACGCTGCTCGAACTCAGCCGGGAGCGGGCTGCGGCGATCCTCGGCGCGACCCCCGGCGAGGACCCGGGCACCATGGCCGCGGTCAGCGCCACGCCCGAGCAGGTCGCCCAGGTGCTGGCCAGCGCCGGGCTGACCAGCGAGGTGGTGCTCGCCAACCGGAACGCGCCGAAGCAGATCGTCATCTCCGGCCCGACCGCCAAGGTCGAGGCGGCGGTGGTGGCGCTCAAGGAGGCCCGTGTCTCGGCGAAGCTGATCCCGGTTGCCTGCGCCTTCCACAGCCCGCTGGTGGCCGGCGCGGTGGAGCGCTTCGCCGAGGTGCTCGCCGACCGGCGGATCAGCGAACCGCGCATCCCGGTCTGGTCCAACCTGACCGCCGCCCCCTACGTCGACAACCTCGACCAGCTCCGCCAGCAGCTCGCCGAGCAGATCGGGGAACCGGTCCGCTTCGTCGAGCAGATCGAGGCCATGTACGCCGCCGGTGCCCGCACCTTCGTCGAGGTCGGCCCCGGCCAGGTGCTCAGCAAGCTGGTGAAGGCGGTGCTCGGCGACCGGCCGTACCGGGCCGTCGCCACCGAGCGTGGACCGGCCGACGGACTGCGCGGATTCCTCATCTCGGTCGGCGAGATCGCCTGCGCCGGCGTGCCGGTCCGTACCGACTGGCTGTTCCACGGACGGGTCAGCGGCCGGCCCCGCGACGCCGCGCCGAACCGCCGTCCGGTCTGGACGGTCGACGGGCAACTCGTCCGCGACCAGAACGGCGACTGCCTCCCCGGCGGCATGACCCCTCCCCGAATCGTCAAGGAGTTGCCGATGAGCCCCTCGAACGGTGCCCACTCCCACGCCCCCGCCGCAGCCCCCGCGCCCGTCCCCGTCCAGCACGTCGTGCAGGACATCCGGGGCGAGCTGCTCGGCGAGTTCCTGCGGACCACCCGGGACATGATCGCCTCGCAGCGGGACATCATGCTCGCCTTCCTCGGTGACGGCGGCAGCGGCGGACGCCTGGTCTGGCAGCCGGCCGAACCGCACCGGACCGACGGGTACCCGAACGGCTCGGCGGTGGCTCCGGCCGCGCCCGTGCAGTACGCCCCGGCGCAGTTCGTCCCGGTGGCCGAGCCGGCGCCGGTCCCGGCGATGGCGGTCTCCACCAACGGCGGGTCCGCGACGACCGCGACGGCGACCACGTACGCCCCCGCGCCCGTCGCCCCGCCGGCACCCGCGCCGGCCGCCCCGGCCGGTCCCTCGCTGGCGGACTTTCAGAACGCGATCCTCGCCGTGATCAGTGAGCGGACGGGTTATCCGGTGGATCTGATCGAGTTGGATCTGGATCTTGAGGCGGATCTGTCGATCGACTCGATCAAGCGGGCTGAGGTGGCCGGTGAGGTCGCGTCGCGGCTGAGTCTCGCGGTGGAGGGTGACGAGTCGGAGCTGGAGGACCTGGTCAAGGCGCGCACCGTCCGCGCCATGGTCACCTGGCTCGACCAGCGGATGGGCAGCACCGCCGCCCCGGCCGCCGTCGCCGTGGCACCCGTGGCCGCGCCGGCCGCTCCGGCGGGTGGTGCGTCGTTGGCGGACTTCCAGGCCGCGATCCTGGCGGTGATCAGTGAGCGGACGGGTTATCCGGTGGATCTGATCGAGTTGGATCTGGATCTTGAGGCGGATCTGTCGATCGACTCGATCAAGCGGGCTGAGGTGGCCGGTGAGGTCGCGTCGCGGCTGGATCTCGCGGTGGAGGGTGACGAGTCGGAGCTGGAGGACCTGGTCAAGGCGCGCACCGTGCGGGCCATGGTCACCTGGCTCGAGGCGAAGATGTCCGCCACCGTCACGGTCTCCGCTCCGGTCGCCACCGCGCCCGCCGTCGCGGCTCCGGCCGTCCCGGCTGCTCCGGCGGGTGGTGCGTCGTTGGCGGACTTCCAGGCCGCGATCCTGGCGGTGATCAGTGAGCGGACGGGTTATCCGGTGGATCTGATCGAGTTGGATCTGGATCTTGAGGCGGATCTGTCGATCGACTCGATCAAGCGGGCTGAGGTGGCCGGTGAGGTCGCGTCGCGGCTGGATCTCGCGGTGGAGGGTGACGAGTCGGAGCTGGAGGACCTGGTCAAGGCGCGCACCGTGCGGGCCATGGTCACCTGGCTCGACCAGAAGATGAACGCCACGGCCGCCCCGGTCGAGGCTGCGCCGGCCCCCGCCCCGGCCGCGACCGAGGAACTGGCGAACCCCGGCATCCCGCCGAAGCGCCTGGTGCCCCGGGAGTCGGTCCGGCCCGCGTCCCTCGGCGACCCCGCCGAACTCCTCGCCGGCAAGCAGTTCCTGATCACCGGTGGCGGCGCGGTCGGGGCGTACCTGGCCGAGCTGCTCGGTGAGCACGGCGCGGGCGGCCAGCTCGGCGTCCTCGACAGCGAGCAGGCCGACCAGGGCTTCGACGGGTTCCTGTTGCTCGACGGGCTCACCCGCACCGAAGGACCCCTGCTGCCGTCGGTGTTCCCGCTGGTCAAGCGGGTGCTGGCGACCGGGCCGCGCTGGTTGATCGGCGCCGGCGCCCCGGCGGCCGGCGGCACCGCCGACGGCATGCCCGGCCTGTTCCGCACCATCGCCCGGGAGTACCCGGAGCTGACCGCCCGCTTCGTCGAGCTGGACGTCGAGACGGAACCGGAGGTCCTGGCCCGGCAGCTCCTCGACGAACTGCTGACCGTCGGCGAGGAGAAGCCCCCGGTGGTCGCCCGGCGTGGCGACGAGCGGTACGTCGCCGACCTGGTCCAGGTGGACCTGGGTGCGCTCGCCTCGCGGGGTGCCGGCCCGGCCGGTGAAGGAGCCTCGGAGGTCGCCGCGCTCGGCCTCAGCCACGAGTCGGTGGTCGTCCTGATCGGTGGGGCCCGGGGCATCACCCCCTGGTTCGCCCGTACCCTCGCCTCGGCCGGCCGGTGCCGGATCGAGCTGGTGGGCCGCACCCCCAGGCCGGCGGGTCCGGAGGACGCGGCGCTGGCCGCCGCCCGGGACAAGACCGAGCTGCGCGCCGCGCTGGTGAAGCAGGGGCTGCGCGCACCGGCCGAGATCGAGCGCCGGGCGCAGGCCATCATGGCCGGCCGGGAGGTCGAGGCGACCATCGCCGAGCTGACCGAACTCGGCGGCGAGGTGCGCTACCACACTCTCGACGTGCGGGACGCGGACGCGACGAAGGCCCTGCTCGCCGAGATCCACCAGCACCACGGTCGGCTCGACGGCCTGGTCTACGCGGCCGGCATCATCGAGGACAAGCTGATCGCCGAGAAGGACCCGGCGTCCTTCACCCGGGTCTTCGACGTCAAGGTCAACGGGGCCCGCGCGGTGCTCGCCGGTCTCGACGAGCTGCCCGACCAGCCGAAGTTCGTGGTCTTCTTCGGCAGCATCGCCGCCGCCTACGGCAACCGGGGCCAGTCCGACTACGCCGCCGCCAACGACGCCCTGGACACCATCGGCACCCGCTGGTCCACCCAGACCGGGATCCGCTGCCTGACCGTCCACTGGGGCCCGTGGGCCCCGGGCGCCGGCCACGGCGGCATGGTCACCGCCGAGCTGAGCCGGGAGTACGCCCGCCGCGGCATCGGCCTGATCGACCCGGAGGAGGGCGCGCTCAGCCTGCTCCGTGAGCTGGCCTGGGCCGAGCCGAGCGACACCTCCGTCGTCTACACCGCGTCGGGCTGGTGA
- a CDS encoding sulfite exporter TauE/SafE family protein produces the protein MRKLIMLALVGFGAQLVDGSLGMAYGVTSTTLLLAINTSAASASATVHLAEIGTTLVSGAAHWRFGNVDWRVVRRVGVPGALGAFLGATFLSSISTAAAAPIMSLILLALGLYLLIRFTVAGLPTGRVGLPLRKRFLGPLGLVAGFVDATGGGGWGPVGTPAILASGRMEPRRVIGSIDTSEFLVAVAASLGFLLGLGSQNIDYGWVLALLLGGMAAAPIAAWLVRKVPPRVLGSAVGGMIILTNGRTLLRSEWIDAPDTVRYICYAIVTVAWAAAVVWSVRQYLATRNEPSPAPTERAGLADEVSS, from the coding sequence GTGCGTAAACTCATCATGCTCGCCCTGGTGGGCTTCGGTGCCCAACTTGTTGACGGCAGTCTCGGGATGGCCTATGGAGTGACATCCACCACATTGCTGCTCGCCATCAACACCAGCGCCGCCAGCGCGTCCGCCACAGTTCACCTGGCCGAGATCGGCACGACACTCGTCTCCGGTGCCGCCCACTGGCGATTCGGCAACGTGGACTGGCGGGTGGTGCGCCGGGTCGGCGTGCCGGGAGCCCTCGGGGCCTTCCTGGGCGCGACCTTCCTCTCCAGCATCTCCACCGCGGCGGCCGCGCCGATCATGTCGCTGATCCTGCTCGCCCTCGGCCTCTACCTGCTGATCCGCTTCACCGTCGCCGGCCTGCCCACCGGCCGGGTCGGGCTGCCGCTGCGCAAGCGGTTCCTCGGCCCGCTGGGCCTGGTCGCCGGATTCGTCGACGCCACCGGTGGGGGCGGCTGGGGCCCGGTCGGCACCCCCGCCATCCTCGCCAGCGGCCGGATGGAGCCGCGCCGGGTCATCGGATCGATCGACACCAGCGAGTTCCTGGTGGCGGTCGCCGCCAGCCTCGGCTTCCTGCTCGGGCTCGGCTCGCAGAACATCGACTACGGCTGGGTGCTCGCCCTGCTGCTCGGCGGCATGGCCGCCGCGCCGATCGCGGCGTGGCTGGTCCGGAAGGTCCCACCCCGGGTGCTCGGCTCGGCGGTCGGCGGCATGATCATCCTCACCAACGGCCGTACGCTGCTGCGCAGCGAGTGGATCGACGCCCCGGACACCGTCCGGTACATCTGCTACGCCATCGTGACGGTGGCCTGGGCGGCAGCCGTGGTCTGGTCGGTCCGGCAGTACCTCGCCACCCGGAACGAGCCGTCGCCCGCCCCCACCGAACGGGCCGGGCTGGCCGACGAGGTCAGTTCCTGA
- a CDS encoding DMT family transporter — protein sequence MQSSPPHPPLDPLTTGAIVLAVAAVSSSAPLIAFATAPALAIAFWRNLIATGVIAPWSLVRRRAEFRILASDAGRREGWYCVLSGVALAAHFATWMPSAQLTSVAAATALGATQPVWQGLIARWQGRRLPRTVWVGIGIAVSGAVLASGADIAVSGRAFAGDLLAIAGAIFIAGYTALGERARATLSTTTYTTICYSVCAAVLLVVCLAGGVPLGGYDSDTWLVILALVAGAQLLGHSMFNYALRRVSATTVSVLILLEVPGAALLGWLWLGQFPQPLALSGLGVLLAGTVVVVLGGARAGRRPQPVPLPGEVGPPPPGRAGPPA from the coding sequence GTGCAGTCGTCACCGCCGCATCCGCCCCTCGACCCGCTGACCACCGGGGCGATCGTGCTGGCTGTCGCGGCGGTCTCCTCGTCGGCGCCGCTCATCGCGTTCGCGACCGCGCCCGCGCTGGCCATCGCCTTCTGGCGGAACCTCATCGCCACCGGTGTCATCGCACCGTGGTCGCTGGTCCGCCGCCGCGCCGAGTTCCGGATCCTGGCGTCGGACGCCGGGCGGCGCGAGGGCTGGTACTGCGTGCTCTCCGGGGTGGCGCTGGCGGCGCATTTCGCCACGTGGATGCCGAGCGCGCAGCTCACCTCGGTCGCCGCCGCGACCGCGCTGGGCGCCACCCAGCCGGTGTGGCAGGGGCTCATCGCCCGCTGGCAGGGCCGCCGGCTGCCGCGCACGGTGTGGGTCGGCATCGGCATCGCGGTGTCGGGTGCGGTGCTGGCCAGCGGCGCCGACATCGCCGTCTCCGGCCGGGCCTTCGCCGGCGACCTGCTGGCCATCGCGGGTGCGATCTTCATCGCCGGCTACACCGCCCTCGGCGAGCGGGCCCGCGCCACGCTGAGCACCACCACCTACACCACGATCTGCTACAGCGTCTGCGCGGCCGTCCTGCTGGTGGTCTGCCTGGCCGGCGGGGTGCCGCTCGGCGGGTACGACAGCGACACCTGGCTGGTGATCCTCGCGCTGGTCGCCGGGGCGCAGCTGCTCGGGCACTCGATGTTCAACTACGCGTTGCGCCGGGTCTCGGCCACCACCGTCAGCGTCCTGATCCTGCTGGAGGTGCCGGGGGCGGCGTTGCTCGGCTGGCTCTGGCTGGGGCAGTTCCCGCAGCCGCTCGCCCTGTCCGGTCTGGGTGTGCTGCTGGCCGGCACGGTCGTGGTGGTGCTGGGCGGGGCGCGGGCCGGCCGGCGGCCCCAGCCGGTGCCGTTGCCCGGGGAGGTGGGGCCGCCGCCGCCCGGTCGGGCCGGGCCGCCGGCCTGA
- a CDS encoding PhzF family phenazine biosynthesis protein, with protein MSTLAYEIVDVFTDRPFAGNPLAVVFGAEGLATEQMQTLAREFNLSETVFVLPATQVGATYRARIFTPAAELPFAGHPSVGAAVTACRRGWFDTGQVTQECGAGVLPVEVTGTGATLSGGMPTLGPELDVEPLLEVTGLRAADHAGPAPRVAGCGLEFPYLPVRPDALARARVDARAAERYGVEHVSVFSWDAGTQTARSRVFVPGMGVPEDPATGSAALGLGVWLVASGLLPGDRRSSYTVEQGYELNRPSVLTCTVTAAGGVALGATVSGQVMPVARGEINVPPFLG; from the coding sequence ATGTCGACCTTGGCCTACGAGATCGTGGACGTCTTCACCGACCGCCCGTTCGCCGGCAACCCGCTGGCCGTGGTGTTCGGCGCGGAGGGGCTCGCCACCGAGCAGATGCAGACGCTCGCGCGGGAGTTCAACCTTTCCGAGACGGTGTTCGTGCTGCCCGCCACCCAGGTCGGCGCGACGTACCGGGCCCGGATCTTCACCCCGGCGGCGGAGCTGCCCTTCGCCGGACACCCGAGCGTGGGGGCGGCGGTGACCGCGTGCCGACGGGGCTGGTTCGACACGGGCCAGGTCACCCAGGAGTGCGGGGCGGGGGTGCTGCCGGTCGAGGTGACCGGGACGGGTGCCACGCTGTCCGGCGGGATGCCCACGCTGGGACCGGAACTGGACGTGGAACCGCTGCTGGAGGTGACCGGCCTGCGGGCCGCCGACCACGCCGGACCGGCGCCCCGGGTGGCCGGCTGCGGGCTGGAGTTCCCCTACCTGCCGGTCCGCCCGGACGCGTTGGCCCGCGCCCGGGTCGACGCGAGGGCGGCGGAGCGGTACGGAGTGGAGCATGTCAGCGTCTTCTCCTGGGACGCCGGTACGCAAACCGCCCGTTCCCGGGTCTTCGTGCCCGGCATGGGGGTTCCCGAGGATCCGGCCACCGGCTCGGCCGCCCTCGGCCTAGGCGTGTGGCTGGTCGCCAGCGGGCTGCTCCCCGGTGACCGGCGGTCGTCGTACACCGTCGAACAGGGCTACGAGCTGAACCGTCCGTCCGTGCTGACCTGCACGGTCACCGCGGCCGGCGGCGTCGCGCTGGGTGCCACGGTCAGCGGCCAGGTGATGCCGGTCGCCCGAGGCGAGATCAACGTTCCGCCCTTCCTCGGCTGA
- a CDS encoding DUF1003 domain-containing protein, which yields MAEQRRAERLDQPAESRKIKLPRFDPEAFGRWSEGIARGMGTANFIVYMTVVIAAWFGWNTLAPAHLRFDPYTFTFLTLVLSLQASYAAPLILLAQNRQADRDRVSLEEDRRRATAQKADTEYLAREIAALRIAMGEVATRDFLRSELARLAEELDEAQQRRHRLERRQQEKSGQRPEPLDEPRDEPDAG from the coding sequence ATGGCTGAGCAGCGCCGCGCCGAACGGCTGGACCAGCCGGCGGAGTCCCGCAAGATCAAGCTACCCCGGTTCGACCCGGAGGCGTTCGGACGCTGGTCCGAGGGGATCGCCCGGGGCATGGGCACGGCCAACTTCATCGTCTACATGACGGTGGTGATCGCGGCCTGGTTCGGCTGGAACACCCTGGCCCCGGCCCACCTGCGCTTCGACCCGTACACCTTCACCTTCCTGACCCTGGTGCTGAGCCTCCAGGCGTCCTACGCGGCCCCGCTGATCCTGCTCGCGCAGAACCGGCAGGCCGACCGGGACCGGGTCTCGCTGGAGGAGGACCGCCGCCGCGCCACCGCCCAGAAGGCGGACACCGAGTACCTCGCCCGGGAGATCGCCGCCCTGCGGATCGCCATGGGCGAGGTCGCCACCCGGGACTTCCTCCGCTCCGAGCTGGCCCGACTGGCCGAGGAGCTGGACGAGGCACAGCAGCGCCGCCACCGGCTCGAACGCCGGCAGCAGGAGAAGTCCGGCCAGCGCCCCGAACCCCTCGACGAGCCCCGGGACGAACCGGACGCGGGCTGA